A genomic window from Lotus japonicus ecotype B-129 chromosome 1, LjGifu_v1.2 includes:
- the LOC130731732 gene encoding uncharacterized protein LOC130731732 → MGGESHFSGGSSVSSGYGRRRNVVLCKCGEVAPVVTTWTNENGNIGRRFYGCGRFKEQNRRHCDFFQWYDELEGNPRDKKIIAGLLRRVDEMKKNQAMLIKCCMLGWSVAVFLLIVCAILMVKMMK, encoded by the exons ATGGGTGGGGAAAGCCATTTCTCTGGAGGGAGCTCTGTTTCCAGTGGCTACGGTCGAAGGAGGAACGTTGTTTTGTGCAAGTGTGGAGAAGTTGCCCCGGTTGTGACTACTTGGACGAACGAGAACGGAAATATTGGTAGGCGGTTCTATGGATGTGGCAGGTTTAAG GAACAGAACAGGAGGCACTGTGATTTCTTCCAGTGGTATGATGAGTTGGAGGGTAACCCGCGTGACAAGAAAATAATTGCAGGCTTGTTGCGTAGAGTAGATGAGATGAAGAAGAACCAAGCAATGTTGATCAAGTGTTGTATGCTGGGATGGTCTGTAGCTGTGTTCCTGTTGATTGTATGTGCAATTctaatggtgaaaatgatgaaGTAG